A genome region from Cucumis sativus cultivar 9930 chromosome 4, Cucumber_9930_V3, whole genome shotgun sequence includes the following:
- the LOC101213396 gene encoding putative GTP diphosphokinase RSH1, chloroplastic isoform X4: MASAPSMSVSLECVNICKFSKGDGSSGRYDCSILSCAWKAPRVLTGFLASTTHSLHCSSFLYSKNGKRSRINSRFESINVRGWYSNEVSNHVHLGRLLKSGLLHDVCRRKKFCCSSFLSSDAFDEVSPEGLWEDLKPTISYLSPKELELVHNALKLAFEAHDGQKRRSGEPFIIHPVEVARILGELELDWETIAAGLLHDTVEDTDFVTFEKIEEEFGATVRHIVEGETKVSKLGKLKCKNECNSVQDVKADDLRQMFLAMTEEVRVIIVKLADRLHNMRTLSHMPPHKQSSIARETLQVFAPLAKLLGMYQIKSELENLSFMYTNPEDYSKVKRRVADLSKEHEKELIEAKKILMKRIQEDQFLDLMTMRTDVRSVCKEPYSIYKAVLKSQCSISEVNQIAQLRIIIQPKKGIDVGPLCSPQQICYHVLGLVHGIWTPIPRAMKDYIATPKPNGYQSLHTTVIPFLYESMFRLEVQIRTEEMDLIAERGIATHYCGGGLVTSPVRNSMPNSRSSRGKAVCLSDANIALRIGWLNAIREWQEEFVGNMSSREFVDTVTRDLLGSRVFVFTPRGEIKNLPKGATVIDYAYMIHTEVGNKMVAAKVNGNLVSPMHVLVNAEVVEIITYNALSGKSAYQRHKQWLQHAKTRSARHKIMKFLREQAALSAAEITADTITDFIADSEEESESEESPVVSTKKKPLWEKILDMVDISSTRKNLKDDFQTKNNKVSIPKVNGKHNHYVNVKLKAEGDILSMGNGVAPIMQPLYKEVLPGLDSWQISKVTSWHSLEGRSIQWLCVVCIDRRGIMGEVTTELAAAGITVCSCVAEMDRGRGLAVMLFHVEGDLESVVNACARVDTILGVLGWSTGCSWPNTVENENQKFLEC; encoded by the exons ATGGCATCCGCTCCTTCGATGTCAG tGTCTTTAGAATGCGTGAATATATGTAAGTTCTCGAAAGGCGATGGAAGTAGTGGTCGGTATGATTGCAGTATTCTATCGTGTGCATGGAAGGCTCCGAGGGTCTTGACGGGTTTTCTTGCAAGCACAACTCATTCTCTTCACTGCTCCTCTTTCTTATATTCaaaaaatggcaaaagaaGCAGAATAAATTCT AGATTTGAGTCTATCAATGTCAGGGGATGGTATTCGAATGAAGTTAGCAACCATGTACATCTTGGAAGATTACTTAAATCAGGCCTGCTTCATGATGTTtgtagaaggaagaaattttgttgCTCTTCATTCTTGTCTTCAGATGCCTTTGACGAGGTTTCTCCTGAAGGTTTGTGGGAG GACCTTAAGCCCACTATCTCTTATTTATCACCTAAGGAACTGGAACTGGTGCATAATGCTCTAAAG CTTGCTTTTGAGGCTCATGATGGCCAGAAAAGACGTAGTGGAGAGCCCTTCATTATTCATCCAGTTGAGGTTGCCCGAATTCTAGGGGAACTT GAATTAGATTGGGAAACTATTGCTGCTGGATTGCTCCATGACACAGTTGAAGACACAGATTTTGTTACGTTTGAGAAAATAGAAGAGGAATTTGGTGCAACTGTTCGTCACATTGTTGAAGGAGAGACTAag GTGTCTAAACTGGGTAAGTTGAAATGCAAGAATGAATGCAATTCCGTACAAGATGTAAAAGCTGATGATCTGCGACAAATGTTTCTAGCTATGACAGAAGAG GTCCGTGTGATCATTGTCAAATTAGCAGACCGCTTGCATAACATGCGCACTCTTTCACACATGCCTCCTCATAAGCAG TCCAGCATTGCAAGGGAAACATTGCAGGTCTTTGCCCCTCTTGCCAAGTTGCTGGGTATGTACCAAATCAAG TCAGAACTAGAAAACCTTTCCTTCATGTATACCAATCCTGAAGATTATTCCAAGGTCAAAAGAAGAGTTGCCGACCTTTCTAAAGAACACGAAAAAGAATTGATAGAG gcaaagaaaattttgatgaagAGGATTCAGGAAGATCAGTTCTTAGACCTTATGACTATGAGAACTGATGTTCGATCTGTATGTAAGGAGCCTTACAG CATATATAAAGCTGTTCTCAAGTCTCAATGTTCAATCAGTGAAGTTAACCAGATTGCACAG CTTCGCATTATTATACAACCAAAGAAAGGCATTGATGTTGGACCATTATGTAGCCCGCAGCAG ATTTGTTATCATGTTCTTGGACTGGTACATGGAATATGGACCCCTATTCCTAGAGCT ATGAAAGATTATATAGCAACACCGAAACCTAATGGTTATCAAAGTCTTCACACAACTGTAATCCCATTCCTTTATGAGAGTATGTTCCGGCTAGAAGTTCAG ATCAGAACTGAGGAGATGGACCTAATAGCTGAGAGAGGCATTGCTACTCATTATTGTGGGGGTGGGCTTGTAACTAGCCCAGTTAGAAACTCTATGCCCAATTCTAGAAGTTCAAGAGGGAAAGCCGTCTGTCTCAGTGATGCAAATATTGCACTCAGG ATCGGCTGGCTCAATGCTATAAGAGAGTGGCAAGAAGAGTTTGTTGGTAACATGAGCTCAAGAGAATTTGTGGACACTGTAACCAGAGATTTATTAGGCAGTcgggtttttgtttttacgcCAAGAGGAGAG ATTAAAAATCTACCCAAGGGTGCTACTGTGATTGATTATGCATACATGATACACACAGAAGTTGGTAACAAGATGGTAGCTGCAAAG GTGAATGGTAACCTTGTTTCTCCAATGCATGTTCTTGTTAATGCAGAAGTTGTTGAGATAATCACATATAAT GCGCTTTCTGGAAAATCAGCTTATCAGCGGCATAAACAATGGTTGCAACATGCAAAAACACGAAGTGCTAGACACAAGATTATGAAG TTTTTAAGGGAACAAGCTGCACTGTCAGCTGCTGAGATAACAGCAGATACCATTACCGACTTCATTGCTGATTCTGAAGAGGAAAGTGAGTCAGAAGAATCCCCAGTTGTCTCCACTAAGAAAAAACCTCTCTGGGAGAAAATTCTAGATATGGTGGATATTTCATCCACTCGGAAAAACTTGAAGGACGACTTTCAGACAAAAAACAACAAGGTATCCATTCCCAAAGTGAATGGTAAACACAACCACTACGTAAATGTAAAGTTGAAAGCAGAGGGAGATATATTATCGATGGGTAATGGGGTTGCTCCGATTATGCAACCATTATACAAGGAAGTTTTGCCTGGTTTGGATAGTTGGCAAATCAGCAAGGTTACCTCTTGGCACAGTCTTGAAGGGCGCTCTATTCAATGGCTTTGTGTTGTTTGCATAGATCGTAGAG GCATAATGGGCGAGGTTACAACAGAATTAGCAGCAGCAGGCATCACTGTTTGTTCCTGCGTG GCCGAGATGGATAGAGGAAGAGGATTAGCTGTCATGCTGTTTCATGTTGAAGGGGACCTGGAAAGTGTG GTCAATGCATGCGCAAGGGTGGACACAATCTTGGGTGTCTTGGGATGGTCGACGGGATGCAGCTGGCCGAACACAGTGGAGAACGAGAACCAGAAATTTCTAGAGTGCTGA
- the LOC101213396 gene encoding putative GTP diphosphokinase RSH1, chloroplastic isoform X6, with the protein MSGDGIRMKLATMYILEDYLNQACFMMFVEGRNFVALHSCLQMPLTRFLLKDLKPTISYLSPKELELVHNALKLAFEAHDGQKRRSGEPFIIHPVEVARILGELELDWETIAAGLLHDTVEDTDFVTFEKIEEEFGATVRHIVEGETKVSKLGKLKCKNECNSVQDVKADDLRQMFLAMTEEVRVIIVKLADRLHNMRTLSHMPPHKQSSIARETLQVFAPLAKLLGMYQIKSELENLSFMYTNPEDYSKVKRRVADLSKEHEKELIEAKKILMKRIQEDQFLDLMTMRTDVRSVCKEPYSIYKAVLKSQCSISEVNQIAQLRIIIQPKKGIDVGPLCSPQQICYHVLGLVHGIWTPIPRAMKDYIATPKPNGYQSLHTTVIPFLYESMFRLEVQIRTEEMDLIAERGIATHYCGGGLVTSPVRNSMPNSRSSRGKAVCLSDANIALRIGWLNAIREWQEEFVGNMSSREFVDTVTRDLLGSRVFVFTPRGEIKNLPKGATVIDYAYMIHTEVGNKMVAAKVNGNLVSPMHVLVNAEVVEIITYNALSGKSAYQRHKQWLQHAKTRSARHKIMKFLREQAALSAAEITADTITDFIADSEEESESEESPVVSTKKKPLWEKILDMVDISSTRKNLKDDFQTKNNKVSIPKVNGKHNHYVNVKLKAEGDILSMGNGVAPIMQPLYKEVLPGLDSWQISKVTSWHSLEGRSIQWLCVVCIDRRGIMGEVTTELAAAGITVCSCVAEMDRGRGLAVMLFHVEGDLESVVNACARVDTILGVLGWSTGCSWPNTVENENQKFLEC; encoded by the exons ATGTCAGGGGATGGTATTCGAATGAAGTTAGCAACCATGTACATCTTGGAAGATTACTTAAATCAGGCCTGCTTCATGATGTTtgtagaaggaagaaattttgttgCTCTTCATTCTTGTCTTCAGATGCCTTTGACGAGGTTTCTCCTGAAG GACCTTAAGCCCACTATCTCTTATTTATCACCTAAGGAACTGGAACTGGTGCATAATGCTCTAAAG CTTGCTTTTGAGGCTCATGATGGCCAGAAAAGACGTAGTGGAGAGCCCTTCATTATTCATCCAGTTGAGGTTGCCCGAATTCTAGGGGAACTT GAATTAGATTGGGAAACTATTGCTGCTGGATTGCTCCATGACACAGTTGAAGACACAGATTTTGTTACGTTTGAGAAAATAGAAGAGGAATTTGGTGCAACTGTTCGTCACATTGTTGAAGGAGAGACTAag GTGTCTAAACTGGGTAAGTTGAAATGCAAGAATGAATGCAATTCCGTACAAGATGTAAAAGCTGATGATCTGCGACAAATGTTTCTAGCTATGACAGAAGAG GTCCGTGTGATCATTGTCAAATTAGCAGACCGCTTGCATAACATGCGCACTCTTTCACACATGCCTCCTCATAAGCAG TCCAGCATTGCAAGGGAAACATTGCAGGTCTTTGCCCCTCTTGCCAAGTTGCTGGGTATGTACCAAATCAAG TCAGAACTAGAAAACCTTTCCTTCATGTATACCAATCCTGAAGATTATTCCAAGGTCAAAAGAAGAGTTGCCGACCTTTCTAAAGAACACGAAAAAGAATTGATAGAG gcaaagaaaattttgatgaagAGGATTCAGGAAGATCAGTTCTTAGACCTTATGACTATGAGAACTGATGTTCGATCTGTATGTAAGGAGCCTTACAG CATATATAAAGCTGTTCTCAAGTCTCAATGTTCAATCAGTGAAGTTAACCAGATTGCACAG CTTCGCATTATTATACAACCAAAGAAAGGCATTGATGTTGGACCATTATGTAGCCCGCAGCAG ATTTGTTATCATGTTCTTGGACTGGTACATGGAATATGGACCCCTATTCCTAGAGCT ATGAAAGATTATATAGCAACACCGAAACCTAATGGTTATCAAAGTCTTCACACAACTGTAATCCCATTCCTTTATGAGAGTATGTTCCGGCTAGAAGTTCAG ATCAGAACTGAGGAGATGGACCTAATAGCTGAGAGAGGCATTGCTACTCATTATTGTGGGGGTGGGCTTGTAACTAGCCCAGTTAGAAACTCTATGCCCAATTCTAGAAGTTCAAGAGGGAAAGCCGTCTGTCTCAGTGATGCAAATATTGCACTCAGG ATCGGCTGGCTCAATGCTATAAGAGAGTGGCAAGAAGAGTTTGTTGGTAACATGAGCTCAAGAGAATTTGTGGACACTGTAACCAGAGATTTATTAGGCAGTcgggtttttgtttttacgcCAAGAGGAGAG ATTAAAAATCTACCCAAGGGTGCTACTGTGATTGATTATGCATACATGATACACACAGAAGTTGGTAACAAGATGGTAGCTGCAAAG GTGAATGGTAACCTTGTTTCTCCAATGCATGTTCTTGTTAATGCAGAAGTTGTTGAGATAATCACATATAAT GCGCTTTCTGGAAAATCAGCTTATCAGCGGCATAAACAATGGTTGCAACATGCAAAAACACGAAGTGCTAGACACAAGATTATGAAG TTTTTAAGGGAACAAGCTGCACTGTCAGCTGCTGAGATAACAGCAGATACCATTACCGACTTCATTGCTGATTCTGAAGAGGAAAGTGAGTCAGAAGAATCCCCAGTTGTCTCCACTAAGAAAAAACCTCTCTGGGAGAAAATTCTAGATATGGTGGATATTTCATCCACTCGGAAAAACTTGAAGGACGACTTTCAGACAAAAAACAACAAGGTATCCATTCCCAAAGTGAATGGTAAACACAACCACTACGTAAATGTAAAGTTGAAAGCAGAGGGAGATATATTATCGATGGGTAATGGGGTTGCTCCGATTATGCAACCATTATACAAGGAAGTTTTGCCTGGTTTGGATAGTTGGCAAATCAGCAAGGTTACCTCTTGGCACAGTCTTGAAGGGCGCTCTATTCAATGGCTTTGTGTTGTTTGCATAGATCGTAGAG GCATAATGGGCGAGGTTACAACAGAATTAGCAGCAGCAGGCATCACTGTTTGTTCCTGCGTG GCCGAGATGGATAGAGGAAGAGGATTAGCTGTCATGCTGTTTCATGTTGAAGGGGACCTGGAAAGTGTG GTCAATGCATGCGCAAGGGTGGACACAATCTTGGGTGTCTTGGGATGGTCGACGGGATGCAGCTGGCCGAACACAGTGGAGAACGAGAACCAGAAATTTCTAGAGTGCTGA